The genomic segment TGGATACCATTCCGACTGGAACGACTATACACTATGCGAGGCTATCAAAGCTCAATTTCAGCTTTTTAACGTTGCGCCTGCTGTATTTGTCAACGTGCTTGATCCTTCCATCCACAAGGAGAACGTGGCGGACAGCGCAATTACTCTCTCATCAGGTAAATACACAATTGCTGTTGACGGCGTGCTGCTGTCGACCCTGGTCGTAAAACTCACCGGTGCGGGTAATGCCTTGGTGCGAAATAAGGACTATACAGTTGTATTCAATGGATCCGGGCATCCCGTCATTTCTCGCGTGGATGGTGGGGATATCCCAGCGAACCAAACCTCATTGACTGTATCCTACGATAAACTCACGCCTTCCACCGTAACAGATGCACAAATCATTGGTGGAATCGATTCAGCAACAGGCAAGGTGACAGGACTAGAGTTGATCAACAAGATATTCCCGTTGTATCGACTAGTCCCAGGGCAAATAGTCGTACCGAAGCATTCAAAAAAGCCAGCCGTTGCAGCTGTCATGAAAGCAAAGTCTACTGGCATTAATAGTTTGTTTAAAGCGATGGCCATTGCCGATATTGATTCTTCTTCAACAGGTGCCGCGGTTTACACAGAAGCACCGACATGGAAAAACTCCAACAATTATAGCGACCCACACCTCGTTGCCTGCTATTTGAAACCGAAATTGGGTGACGAGATTTATCATCTGTCTACGCAATTTGCAGCATTGAACAGCAAAGTCATTGCTGACAATGGGAACGTCCCCTACGTGTCGCCTTCCAACAAAAGCATTCAAGCAAACGCTGTGGTTAACGAAGCAGGAGCTGAGATCAATCTTGGCGTGGATCAGGCGGCCTTCCTCAACGGCGAAGGGATTGTTACGGCAATCAATTTCGTCGGCGGATGGAAGCTGTGGGGAAACAACACGTCTGCTTATCCATCCAATACAGACGTGAAGGACAGATTTATTTCCGTTCGTCAGATGTTCAACTGGATCGGAAGTACGCTGATCCTGACACACTGGAAAATAGTGGACGACCCGACAAACAGAAGGTTGATTGACACGGTTGTGGACTCAACAAACATCTGGCTGAATGGACTGACAGCGCAAGGTTCCATACTCGGCGGACGTGTAGAATTCCGAGCAGCGGATAATCCGGTCACATCGCTGCTGGACGGAAAAGTTTCTTATCGGTTGTTCCTGGCGGCTCCCGTACCGGCTGAAAACATTGAGTTCAAACTTGAATTTGATGTGGCCTATCTTCAAAATCTCTTTGCAGCCTAATCATACAAGGCAGGTGGATAAACAATGGCTAACAAAGCAATTCCTGATCGCTTAAAGGATTTCATGGTATACAAAAACGGCACAACTGACCTCGTGGGGGTGGCAGATATCCAATTGCCATCCTTTTCTTTTGGTACGGAGGAAGTCAAAGGAGCTGGTGTATTTGGCAGCTTTGAAACCTCTGTTGGTTCTTTCGGTAGCCAAAAAATCACCTTAAATTGGCACTCGATCACAGATAGATTGTTTGACTTTCTGGAGCTCGGTGCTCATCGACTAGATTGTCGTGGAGCTCTCCAAGAGCATGACCGTGGCTCTGGTCGCTTGATTACCCGTGCGCTACGAATAGTCGTTCAAGGGAATACAACCAGTGGCGAACTTGGGAAGTTAGAAAAGGGCACAACCACAGACAGTAGTACAGAGTTGGAAATCACCTACATCAAGATCGACATGGACGGAAAGAACGTTCTGGAGCTCGACAAATTAAATTACATCTATCGAGTGAACGGCAAGGATCAGCTGGCTGATACGCGTCGGGCGCTTGGGCTATAGAAGGGAGTTTTGCAAAAATGAAATTACCACTGCCATTGGAAAAACCATTGAGGGTAGACGATAAGGAGATAACCTCCCTCACGTTCGAGTTCGATAAACTGACAGGCGCGGATATTATTAATGCTACTGATGAGGCCCGTCAGATTATCGGATTTTCCCCGAATGACATGCAATCATCGGCTTTCCGGGCGGTGCTTGCCGCAAAAGCTTGCGGAGTCCTCTACCATGATCTATTAAGACTGGGAGCACGGGATTTTTACCGAGCAGTAACGGCGGCGCATGCTTTTTTGCTCGGTATGGATTTGAAGGAGATGGAGGAGATAGAGAAGACGGAGGAATAAGAGAGTTACGGAAACTTGTACTCAATATGGCGAGGAACACGCATACCAGCATGGAGTTTTTCCTTGGCATGACTTTGAACGATTTAAATGAATGGGTAACAGCAGCCATGGAAATTACGGAGGGAGGCGAAACGGATGGGTAGGAAACTGTATGAATTCACAATCAAGATGTCTGGGAAAATGAATAGATCGTTCACCAGCGCGTTCGATAACGCTTCCCGCCGTATGCAGGATATGCGAAAAAAAATCAGCGAGTATCAGGCATCTATTGAGAAGGCAAATGGCAAACTGCAATCCATGTCAACCTTGCACTCGAAAATGTCAGCAGCGATAGAGAAAACCAAGCGTGGCCTTTCCTCTTTGGAGCGGAAATACCGAAGTGGCGCGATCAGCGAAGAGGTGTACAGACGGGAAAGCCAGAAGCTGCAAAACGATCTTCAACGGTTTACCAACGTACAAAAGAGAGCAGCCTCACAGGTCGATAAGTTTAAACGGAACATAGCCGAATTAAATAGAGAAATGAGAAGTGAATCAAACAATCTGAACGCTTATTCTCGCCAACTTCAAACCATGGAGGCAAACGCACTTGCTGCGGGAGTCTCCATAGGGGAAATTGCGTTGGCAGGGGCTGCATTGATACCTGTTGGAGGGTATCTTGGTACGGTTGGGGTTGGTCTGGCTGGGATTGCTGTCGGAGCAAAGACTGCGAAATCTGCTTTTGACTTGATGATGGATAGCGTCAGCAAAGCGGCTGATCGAGAATACAACATCGAAGTCATCCAATCATTGCTCCGGGACCAAAAGAAAGCAGATCAGTTGTTCAACTGGATGGAGAAGCGCGCCATTGAATCCCGTTTCGGGATGACGGACTTTTTCGAATCCGGCCAGG from the Brevibacillus brevis genome contains:
- a CDS encoding phage major tail tube protein produces the protein MANKAIPDRLKDFMVYKNGTTDLVGVADIQLPSFSFGTEEVKGAGVFGSFETSVGSFGSQKITLNWHSITDRLFDFLELGAHRLDCRGALQEHDRGSGRLITRALRIVVQGNTTSGELGKLEKGTTTDSSTELEITYIKIDMDGKNVLELDKLNYIYRVNGKDQLADTRRALGL
- a CDS encoding phage tail sheath family protein: MAYKHQVSISESGTSVLSPVEAAAGLPVYFGTAPIHLTDNPSAYVNKPVLAYSYEEAVKALGYHSDWNDYTLCEAIKAQFQLFNVAPAVFVNVLDPSIHKENVADSAITLSSGKYTIAVDGVLLSTLVVKLTGAGNALVRNKDYTVVFNGSGHPVISRVDGGDIPANQTSLTVSYDKLTPSTVTDAQIIGGIDSATGKVTGLELINKIFPLYRLVPGQIVVPKHSKKPAVAAVMKAKSTGINSLFKAMAIADIDSSSTGAAVYTEAPTWKNSNNYSDPHLVACYLKPKLGDEIYHLSTQFAALNSKVIADNGNVPYVSPSNKSIQANAVVNEAGAEINLGVDQAAFLNGEGIVTAINFVGGWKLWGNNTSAYPSNTDVKDRFISVRQMFNWIGSTLILTHWKIVDDPTNRRLIDTVVDSTNIWLNGLTAQGSILGGRVEFRAADNPVTSLLDGKVSYRLFLAAPVPAENIEFKLEFDVAYLQNLFAA
- a CDS encoding phage tail assembly protein is translated as MKLPLPLEKPLRVDDKEITSLTFEFDKLTGADIINATDEARQIIGFSPNDMQSSAFRAVLAAKACGVLYHDLLRLGARDFYRAVTAAHAFLLGMDLKEMEEIEKTEE